A region of Mustela lutreola isolate mMusLut2 chromosome 17, mMusLut2.pri, whole genome shotgun sequence DNA encodes the following proteins:
- the SLC29A4 gene encoding equilibrative nucleoside transporter 4 isoform X2 yields the protein MLLAGVGFLLPYNSFITDVDYLHHKYPGTSIVFDMSLTYILVALAAVLLNNVLVERLSLHTRITAGYLLALGPLLFISICDVWLQLFSHDQAYAINLAAVGTVALGCTVQQSSFYGYTGMLPKRYTQGVMTGESTAGVMASLSRILTKLLLPDERASTLIFFLVSAGLELLCFLLHLLVRRSRFVLYHTARPRDSRPGRRAGYRVHHDVAAGDVHFEHQGPGLVNGGSPKDSPAHEVTSGGAYTRFDMPQPRVTRSWPSFQALLLHRYAVARAIWADMLSIAVTYFITLCLFPGLESEVRHCVLGEWLPILIMAVFNLSDFVGKILAALPVDWRGPHLLACSCLRVAFIPLFILCVYPSGAPTLRHPAWPCVFSLLMGVSSGYFGSVPMILAAGKVSPKQRELAGNTMTVSYMTGLTLGSAVAYCTYSLTRDTPSSCLRTSANFSFPSSL from the exons ATGCTGCTGGCCGGCgtgggcttcctgctcccctACAATAGCTTCATCACCGATGTGGACTACCTGCACCACAAGTACCCAG ggaCCTCGATCGTGTTCGACATGAGCCTCACCTACATCCTGGTGGCTCTGGCAGCCGTGCTCCTGAACAACGTGCTGGTGGAGAGACTGAGCCTGCACACGAGGATCACTGCGG GCTACCTCTTGGCCTTGGGCCCCCTCCTCTTTATCAGCATCTGTGACGTCTGGCTACAGCTCTTCTCTCATGACCAAGCTTACGCCATCAACCTGGCCGCTGTGGGCACCGTGGCCTTAGGCTGCACAG TGCAGCAATCCAGCTTCTATGGGTACACGGGGATGCTGCCCAAGAGATACACCCAGGGCGTGATGACCGGGGAGA GCACAGCAGGTGTGATGGCATCCCTCAGCCGCATCCTCACCAAGCTGCTGCTGCCGGACGAGCGGGCCAGCACGCTCATCTTCTTCCTGGTGTCCGCCGGCCTGGAGCTGCTCTGCTTCCTGCTGCACCTGCTGGTGCGGCGCAGCCGGTTCGTGCTCTACCACACGGCGCGGCCCCGCGACAGCCGCCCGGGCCGCAGAGCTGGCTACCGCGTGCACCACGACGTCGCCGCGGGGGACGTCCACTTC GAGCACCAAGGCCCAGGCCTGGTCAATGGCGGGTCCCCAAAGGACAGCCCGGCCCACGAGGTGACCAGCGGGGGTGCCTACACGCGCTTCGACATGCCTCAGCCCAGAGTGACACGGAGCTGGCCCTCCTTccaag CCCTGCTGCTGCACCGCTACGCTGTGGCCCGCGCCATCTGGGCCGACATGCTCTCCATCGCCGTGACCTACTTCATCACGCTGTGCCTATTCCCGGGGCTCGAGTCTGAGGTTCGCCACTGCGTCCTGGGAGAGTGGCTGCCCATCCTCATCATGGCCGTGTTTAACCTCTCCGACTTCGTGGGCAAG ATCCTGGCGGCTCTGCCCGTGGACTGGCGGGGCCCCCACCTGCTGGCCTGCTCCTGCCTGCGCGTGGCCTTTATCCCCCTCTTCATCCTGTGCGTCTACCCCAGCGGCGCGCCTACCCTGCGCCACCCGGCCTGGCCCTGCGTCTTCTCTCTGCTCATGGGTGTCAGCAGCGGCTACTTTGGCAGCGTGCCCATGATCCTGGCGGCGGGCAAAGTGAGCCCCAAGCAGCGCGAGCTGGCAG GGAACACCATGACCGTGTCCTACATGACGGGGCTGACGCTGGGCTCGGCGGTGGCCTACTGCACCTACAGCCTCACCCGGGACACTCCCAGCAGCTGTCTCCGCACGTCCGCcaacttctccttcccctccagcctctGA
- the SLC29A4 gene encoding equilibrative nucleoside transporter 4 isoform X1 produces MGSVGSQRLKEPSVAGTPERSVVMSFSFDSCRPEEEGTAGTTQGQGVPGFTDSAVDEPVPDDGYHAIYFAMLLAGVGFLLPYNSFITDVDYLHHKYPGTSIVFDMSLTYILVALAAVLLNNVLVERLSLHTRITAGYLLALGPLLFISICDVWLQLFSHDQAYAINLAAVGTVALGCTVQQSSFYGYTGMLPKRYTQGVMTGESTAGVMASLSRILTKLLLPDERASTLIFFLVSAGLELLCFLLHLLVRRSRFVLYHTARPRDSRPGRRAGYRVHHDVAAGDVHFEHQGPGLVNGGSPKDSPAHEVTSGGAYTRFDMPQPRVTRSWPSFQALLLHRYAVARAIWADMLSIAVTYFITLCLFPGLESEVRHCVLGEWLPILIMAVFNLSDFVGKILAALPVDWRGPHLLACSCLRVAFIPLFILCVYPSGAPTLRHPAWPCVFSLLMGVSSGYFGSVPMILAAGKVSPKQRELAGNTMTVSYMTGLTLGSAVAYCTYSLTRDTPSSCLRTSANFSFPSSL; encoded by the exons ATGGGCTCCGTGGGCAGCCAGCGCCTCAAGGAGCCCAGCGTGGCGGGCACGCCGGAAAGGAGTGTGGTGATGAGCTTCAGCTTCGACAGCTGCCGGCCGGAGGAGGAGGGGACGGCGGGGACGACTCAGGGCCAGGGCGTCCCGGGCTTCACGGACTCTG CGGTCGATGAGCCGGTGCCTGACGACGGCTACCACGCCATCTACTTCGCGATGCTGCTGGCCGGCgtgggcttcctgctcccctACAATAGCTTCATCACCGATGTGGACTACCTGCACCACAAGTACCCAG ggaCCTCGATCGTGTTCGACATGAGCCTCACCTACATCCTGGTGGCTCTGGCAGCCGTGCTCCTGAACAACGTGCTGGTGGAGAGACTGAGCCTGCACACGAGGATCACTGCGG GCTACCTCTTGGCCTTGGGCCCCCTCCTCTTTATCAGCATCTGTGACGTCTGGCTACAGCTCTTCTCTCATGACCAAGCTTACGCCATCAACCTGGCCGCTGTGGGCACCGTGGCCTTAGGCTGCACAG TGCAGCAATCCAGCTTCTATGGGTACACGGGGATGCTGCCCAAGAGATACACCCAGGGCGTGATGACCGGGGAGA GCACAGCAGGTGTGATGGCATCCCTCAGCCGCATCCTCACCAAGCTGCTGCTGCCGGACGAGCGGGCCAGCACGCTCATCTTCTTCCTGGTGTCCGCCGGCCTGGAGCTGCTCTGCTTCCTGCTGCACCTGCTGGTGCGGCGCAGCCGGTTCGTGCTCTACCACACGGCGCGGCCCCGCGACAGCCGCCCGGGCCGCAGAGCTGGCTACCGCGTGCACCACGACGTCGCCGCGGGGGACGTCCACTTC GAGCACCAAGGCCCAGGCCTGGTCAATGGCGGGTCCCCAAAGGACAGCCCGGCCCACGAGGTGACCAGCGGGGGTGCCTACACGCGCTTCGACATGCCTCAGCCCAGAGTGACACGGAGCTGGCCCTCCTTccaag CCCTGCTGCTGCACCGCTACGCTGTGGCCCGCGCCATCTGGGCCGACATGCTCTCCATCGCCGTGACCTACTTCATCACGCTGTGCCTATTCCCGGGGCTCGAGTCTGAGGTTCGCCACTGCGTCCTGGGAGAGTGGCTGCCCATCCTCATCATGGCCGTGTTTAACCTCTCCGACTTCGTGGGCAAG ATCCTGGCGGCTCTGCCCGTGGACTGGCGGGGCCCCCACCTGCTGGCCTGCTCCTGCCTGCGCGTGGCCTTTATCCCCCTCTTCATCCTGTGCGTCTACCCCAGCGGCGCGCCTACCCTGCGCCACCCGGCCTGGCCCTGCGTCTTCTCTCTGCTCATGGGTGTCAGCAGCGGCTACTTTGGCAGCGTGCCCATGATCCTGGCGGCGGGCAAAGTGAGCCCCAAGCAGCGCGAGCTGGCAG GGAACACCATGACCGTGTCCTACATGACGGGGCTGACGCTGGGCTCGGCGGTGGCCTACTGCACCTACAGCCTCACCCGGGACACTCCCAGCAGCTGTCTCCGCACGTCCGCcaacttctccttcccctccagcctctGA